The window AACCAATGAATCCGTCCACCTGGCTTGCTGGACAATAGACAATAATTATTTGTATATTTATAAAAAAAGAAGAATAACAGGACGCTAATACTTTGTGTTAGCGTAGTACTGTTATATCTTTGTATCATATTCAAAATCTAAATAATAAGATCATGACAGCATTAGGTTTTATCGGAGGAATGAGTCCAGGATCTATGATTCTAATCATCTTGGTAATTGTATTATTCTTCGGTGCCAAAAGAATCCCTGAATTAGCGAGAGGATTGGGTAGAGGTATTAGAGAATTCAAGGACGCAACAAAAGAAATCCAAAACGACCTAGAAGATGGTCTGAAGGATGACAAAAAGAAGAAAGACTAAAAAAATCAAACATTGGAAAAATTCCTTTCATTTGACGAAATAAAAAAGTCGCTAGCAAACAGGGAAACCGACTGTAAAGCGATAGTTAATTATTATCTCAATAACATTCAGACGAAGGCGCACTTAAACGCCTTCGTTGAAGTTTATACAGATTCTGCTTTGGCTCAAGCCTCCAAGGTTGACGAAAAAATCTCTTCCGGGAGTGCTGGTAGATTAGCTGGAATGGTCATTGGTATCAAAGATGTACTCTGCTACCAAGGACATACGGTAAATGCATCAAGCAAAATTCTTGAGCGCTTTGAATCACAGTTTACCTCCACAGCTGTCCAAAGATTAATTGATGAAGATGCAATTATTATTGGGAGACTGAATTGTGATGAATTTGGAATGGGCAGCTCTAATGAAAACTCTGTTCATGGAAAAGTGCTCAATGCAGCTGATGAAAGTCGTGTACCAGGAGGATCTTCTGGTGGATCCGCTGTTGCAGTTCAAGCTAATTTATGTACCGTATCTCTTGGAACTGATACTGGCGGATCAGTGAGACAACCCGCTGCTTTCACAGGTTTGGTTGGTATCAAACCAACTTATTCCAGAGTATCTAGATGGGGATTGATTGCTTATGCTTCATCTTTTGACACTATTGGAGTTTTTTCAAAAAATGTCCCTGACAATGCTTTGGTGATGGAAATCATGGCTGGATCTGATGATTTTGACAGTACAGTTTCCAAAAAGCCAGTTCCTCACTACAGCGAATTATTGCATTTTGATAAAAGAGTAAAAGTAGCTTACTTGAAGGAAACAATCGAATCTCCTGCTTTGCAAGCTGAAATTAAAGAAAATACTCTTGGAGTTTTAGATCGATTGAAGAATGAAGGACATCAAGTAGATGAGGTGAATTTCCCTTTACTCAAATATATCCTACCTACTTATTACATCTTAACAACTGCAGAAGCGAGCTCAAACTTGTCTCGATTTGATGGTGTAAAATATGGATACAGAACTCCGAATGCACATAATCTTGAAAGCATGTACAAAATGACCCGAACAGAGGGGTTTGGTGAGGAGGTAAAAAGGAGAATTATGCTTGGAACTTTTGTCTTAAGTGCAAGCTATTATGATGCTTATTTCACTAAGGCTCAAAAAGTCCGAAGACTAATTAAAGAATTTACAGAGGATTTATTAAACAAATATGACTACATTATTATGCCGACTACACCTTCGACAGCGTTTAAGTTTGGTGAGCATAGTAATGATCCAGTAGCCATGTATCTTGAAGATCTTTTCACAGTACAAGCTTCTGTCTCAGGCGTACCTGCTTTATCAATACCAAACGGTGTTGACAGTAAAGGATTGCCGATTGGATTACAAATAATGGCGAATTCATTCAAAGAAGCAGAGCTTTATGCTTTCGCCAATTATTTAAATACAACAAGCAGCCAATAAAATAACTTGACTATGAAAAATACAATCGCATACATTTCCCTTACCATAATGACGGTTTTGTTTAGCTATTCTATGCTTCATGGTCAAGAACTTTTTGGAATTAGTGAACAAGGTATCCAAGAGGAAACTATTCAGGCTATTTATCAATTTGACTACATCCCTGATTTCACTTACGATCAGGTCGCAGAGCGAATCAAAGAAATGGAAACTGAGATGCCTTTTGAACTCAATGATCGAATTTTTTCTTTTATCAATTACTTTGTTGTGAGAAATCGAGATTATGCAAGGATGGTGATGGAACGTGAGGCAATCTATTTTCCACTTTTTGAAAAAGTCTTAGCTGAGCACAATATGCCAGACGATATTAAATATTTGGCAATCATAGAATCAGGTTTGAATCCAAGAGCAAAATCAAGAGTGGGTGCGATGGGACTATGGCAATTCATGCCAGCTACTGGCAGAATGTACAATCTCCAAGCAAATCTTGATATAGATGACCGAATGGACCCTGAATTATCAACAGATGCAGCAGCAAAATATCTAAAATCCCTTTACAACATGTTTGGAAATTGGGAATTAGCTTTAGCGGCTTATAATTGCGGTCCTGGAAATGTCAGAAAAGCTATACGTAGATCCGGTGGAAAAAAAACCTTCTGGGGAGTTTATGATTATTTGCCACGTGAGACAAGAAGTTATGTCCCACAATTCCAAGCAATGATGTATATCCTTCGAAATACACACGAACACAATTTGTATTTAGAAGAGCCAACCTATGCGATGAATTATGAAAAAATCAAATTCAATCAGGAATTAGATTTGGAGCAGTTGGCGGCTGTAGCAGGTATTTGTGTCGAAGATTTAGAACAGCTAAATCCTTCAATCAAAAACAGATTAATTCCTTCCTCTCACAAACATATTTCCTTGAAAGTCCCAGTTGCAAAAGCAGCATTGCTTGCAGAGAACTTCCAGTCTTTTAAAGAAGATGTGGCACTTACAAACGAAAGAATAGTTGCTTTAAGAACTGCAAAAATTGAAGAGTCAGGCTCCAGTAATAGCGCAAGTCCCGGTACACTTGTAAGCTACAAAGTGAGATCAGGAGATGTTTTGGGTAGCATTGCTCAACGACATGGTACAACTGTTACCAATATCAAAAACTGGAATAACCTGAGCTCAAACACAATCAGGATTGGACAATCCCTCCAAATTTATTCTAATAATTCCAACGCATCGGTTTCCAATGTAGAAAAAGCCATTGCGACTAATGATAGCGGATCAAAAGTTTATACTGTACAGCCTGGAGACTCTTTATGGCTTATTTCTAAAAAATTGAGTGGGATATCAATAGATCAAATTAAGAAATTAAATAATCTTAATTCAAATCAGATAAAGCCAGGTCAAAAATTAATTATAGGATAAACTAATTAAATAGTAAAAATCTTTTTCATTATTCAACTAATTATTTAAATTAGCCCTATACAACCCCATAAATATTATGAAATCATTGACAAATCTATTATCGATAGTAATCATTTTAATATCAGCAGGTACAATTTGGTCTTGTGATGACTACGGCAAAGATTCAAACTCCACTAAACCAAAAGCAAGAGGAGCAATTGGAGAAATTATTTTAGCGATAGATTCTACCAAGTGGCAAGGTCCCGTTGGCGATGCTCTGCAAGATGTTTTTTTAGAAGATGTAGAAGGTTTAATTCGAGATGAAAGCATGTTTTCGATCAAACGTGTAGATCCTCGTGCGATGACAAGAATTCTAAAGATGGCAACTAACATCGTGTATGTCACCACTTTCGATGACAAAAAAGCTGGAAGTCAAAATATTAACAAAATATTCAGTAAAGAAGCCAAAGAAAAAGCAGCAGAAGATCCAAACCTCTACATGCTACGAAGTGAAGATGAATTTGCAGTCGGTCAGGAGTTGATCTACCTTTTCGGGAATAATGAAGAAGAATTGATCAAAAATTTAAAACAGAATAAAAATAAGCTTCAAAATCTTTTTCAAGTAAGAGAAAGAGGTCGACTTGAAAAGAATATCTTAAATAGAAAAAGCTCAGTAGCTAGAGTTGCTGGAGAAAAATTGGGACTAGCGATCAATGTTCCTGCATCTTATCAAATTGCAAAAGCTGAGGATGATTTTTTATGGTTAAGACAGCCAACACCAAGGACAGATCGAGCAGACATTAGTCTTTTCTTTTACGAAACAGATTACACCTCTGAAGAGCAAGTTTTCCCAGAAAATGTAATCAAACTACGAGATCAAATCACTCAAAAACATATTTTTGGAGATCCCGATAACAAAGACTCTTATTTGGTAATCGAAAAAGTAGATCCTACACCGGTATTCAATAACTTCAATATAAATGATAACTTTGCGGTTGAAATTCGCGGGGGATGGAAAACTGCCAACATTTCAATGGGAGGGTCATTTCTTGCTTACGTAATCGTAGATGCAAAAAGAGGAAAACTCTATTACATGGAGGGTTTTGTATACTTTCCAAACCAAGGTCATAGAGAAGCGATTAGAGAAATTGAAACGCTACTTTTGGCAACAGATATTTTACCAGAGCAATCGCTACAAGTTAATTAAGACCAAACTATAAACCTTTATGCCGATTAAAATCAGAAAAGAGGACGCTTTAAATTACCACACTCAGGGAAAGCCGGGGAAAATTGAAGTCATTCCGACCAAACCTTTATCAAGTCAATTGGATCTGGCGCTAGCTTATTCACCAGGAGTTGCAGAACCATGTAAGGAAATTGAAGCCGATAAAGAAAATGTCTATAAATACACTGCTAAAGGGAATTTAGTAGCAGTAATATCTAATGGAACAGCTGTTTTGGGTTTAGGTGATATAGGGCCAGAGGCTTCCAAACCTGTGATGGAAGGTAAAGGAGTGCTTTTTAAGAAATTTGCGGGTATTGATGTCTTTGATATCGAGATTGACGAGAAAGACCCAAAAAAATTAATACAGATAATAAAATCCTTAGAGCCAACTTTTGGTGGAATTAATTTAGAAGACATCAAAGCTCCAGAATGTTTTGAGATTGAAACCACACTCAAGAAAGAAATGAGAATCCCTGTCATGCATGATGACCAACATGGGACGGCTATTATTTCTGGAGCAGCATTATTAAATGCACTTGAAGTTGTTGGAAAAAATATAGAAGACATCAAACTTGTCGTAAATGGCGCAGGTGCTTCAGCTGTCTCTTGTACTAGATTCTACATGATTCTAGGAGTTAAGAGAGAGAATATTGTCATGTGCGACAAAGAAGGTGCAATCCGCATGGACAGACCTGACCTAGATGATATTAAAAGTGAATTTGCTACGCACCGAGATATCCGAACTCTCACAGACGCCTTATCTGGAGCAGACGTATTTTTAGGTTTATCAGCCGGAAATATTGTTTCAGGTGATCAAATCAAAGTAATGGCACCAAATCCAATTGTATTTGCGCTTGCCAATCCA is drawn from Belliella baltica DSM 15883 and contains these coding sequences:
- the tatA gene encoding twin-arginine translocase TatA/TatE family subunit; this encodes MTALGFIGGMSPGSMILIILVIVLFFGAKRIPELARGLGRGIREFKDATKEIQNDLEDGLKDDKKKKD
- the gatA gene encoding Asp-tRNA(Asn)/Glu-tRNA(Gln) amidotransferase subunit GatA, translating into MEKFLSFDEIKKSLANRETDCKAIVNYYLNNIQTKAHLNAFVEVYTDSALAQASKVDEKISSGSAGRLAGMVIGIKDVLCYQGHTVNASSKILERFESQFTSTAVQRLIDEDAIIIGRLNCDEFGMGSSNENSVHGKVLNAADESRVPGGSSGGSAVAVQANLCTVSLGTDTGGSVRQPAAFTGLVGIKPTYSRVSRWGLIAYASSFDTIGVFSKNVPDNALVMEIMAGSDDFDSTVSKKPVPHYSELLHFDKRVKVAYLKETIESPALQAEIKENTLGVLDRLKNEGHQVDEVNFPLLKYILPTYYILTTAEASSNLSRFDGVKYGYRTPNAHNLESMYKMTRTEGFGEEVKRRIMLGTFVLSASYYDAYFTKAQKVRRLIKEFTEDLLNKYDYIIMPTTPSTAFKFGEHSNDPVAMYLEDLFTVQASVSGVPALSIPNGVDSKGLPIGLQIMANSFKEAELYAFANYLNTTSSQ
- a CDS encoding transglycosylase SLT domain-containing protein encodes the protein MKNTIAYISLTIMTVLFSYSMLHGQELFGISEQGIQEETIQAIYQFDYIPDFTYDQVAERIKEMETEMPFELNDRIFSFINYFVVRNRDYARMVMEREAIYFPLFEKVLAEHNMPDDIKYLAIIESGLNPRAKSRVGAMGLWQFMPATGRMYNLQANLDIDDRMDPELSTDAAAKYLKSLYNMFGNWELALAAYNCGPGNVRKAIRRSGGKKTFWGVYDYLPRETRSYVPQFQAMMYILRNTHEHNLYLEEPTYAMNYEKIKFNQELDLEQLAAVAGICVEDLEQLNPSIKNRLIPSSHKHISLKVPVAKAALLAENFQSFKEDVALTNERIVALRTAKIEESGSSNSASPGTLVSYKVRSGDVLGSIAQRHGTTVTNIKNWNNLSSNTIRIGQSLQIYSNNSNASVSNVEKAIATNDSGSKVYTVQPGDSLWLISKKLSGISIDQIKKLNNLNSNQIKPGQKLIIG
- a CDS encoding DUF4837 family protein; the encoded protein is MKSLTNLLSIVIILISAGTIWSCDDYGKDSNSTKPKARGAIGEIILAIDSTKWQGPVGDALQDVFLEDVEGLIRDESMFSIKRVDPRAMTRILKMATNIVYVTTFDDKKAGSQNINKIFSKEAKEKAAEDPNLYMLRSEDEFAVGQELIYLFGNNEEELIKNLKQNKNKLQNLFQVRERGRLEKNILNRKSSVARVAGEKLGLAINVPASYQIAKAEDDFLWLRQPTPRTDRADISLFFYETDYTSEEQVFPENVIKLRDQITQKHIFGDPDNKDSYLVIEKVDPTPVFNNFNINDNFAVEIRGGWKTANISMGGSFLAYVIVDAKRGKLYYMEGFVYFPNQGHREAIREIETLLLATDILPEQSLQVN